The genome window CCCGCTCTCACAGAACTGACCACCACGTGCAGGAGGCAGGTGAGTGGGCTGGCAGCGACAGCCTAGGGTGGTCGGTGCtatgatggggtgggggtggggtacgcTCAGGGCATTGTGAGGAGCTGCCTGACGCCAGCTGGATGGAAGAGGAGACAGCTAAGAAcagtggcagagggaacagcctggaACCTTAGGAACCTGAGGAGACGATGAGGCTGAGGCACATCCTTGCAAGGTAGTATCAGGAGGAGCCTCAGACAGGTtttgagaagagagaagaatgatCAGGGTTAGGACCAGGTATGATCAGATTTGCAGTCACATCAGAGCTGGCGGTCTGGGGGAAGGCAAGCAGGGGAGTAAAATCGTGGAGGCAGAGAGGCCAGAGGGAGGCTGCCATTTCGGCAGAGATGTACCCTAGGTCCAGCGCAGGACAGACTGTTGCCCCAATCTGTCCCTCATCTTGGGCGCCCATCGTGGGGCATCCTTGATGTTCCTCTTCCAGGCTACCCAGCAGATACCTGGGCACTGGGTACCCATTCCCAAGCCATCCCCCCGGCCGGCCAGTCACCCACGCCTGTCTGATCTTCTCCTGCAAGTCCTCCAGAACAACTGGTGCCCCTCCATTCTCTTGGCTTCCTTCTGGTCCACATCCCCTCCATCACTGCTGAATGTTGGGCCTGAAGTTCATGAGACACTGGGCCAAGATTCTCCCAGCTTCAGGGGCTGTCAACCCCTGCCCCTAGCCCACCCCGCAGTCCCACAAACCTGTCCCTTTGTATTTGTCCACAAAGCAATACTTGAGCTCATAGTCGCCGAGCAGGTCGTGCACCTCCTGTGGAGACAGAAGCCAAAGGACAGGGAATCACCGAAGGCTGAAGGGAGCAACCCAGTGCCACCTTCACGTGGACCAGCTATGAAGGCAGGTCAATTaccatccctattttacaaaggaggaaactgagtctcagagcatCTACTTGCCCAAGGCCATTGAGGCCAtacctggcagagctgggattcagaggTTAGCTGCAGATCCCATGCTTTTAACCAACAAAACACATTCTTATTAGAGAGTCAGGTGTGtctgagttcaagtcccagctctgcgtACACCCACAGGGAAGTTGTTTAACCCATCTGAACCTCGGCTTTCAAGACTGACTCTTTCCAACAACCTTGCAAATCAAGTATTAACAAATCCATTTTGtacatgtggaaactgaggctcagaaaggtgaagaaAATTGTCACAGGTCATGCAGTTGGTCAGGGCAGCAGTGGGTATGCCACCCATGGGTACCTGACTGGGGACCCTGTGTACTTAATAAGTCCACATTGTGTGGCTTCACGtgcctccccattccctcctatTGGCAGGGCTGCCTTCTTGAAAGCCAGCTATGGAGGCGAGGCTCTGGGCTCTGCGTGTGCCAGACACACTGTGCTCCCTGCAGGAGAGACAGCATGTTCCCAGCTGAGAGATGGTGTGGGCACTAGGAGGATGGCTGACTCTAGAAACAAACCAGACTATGCTTAGGGGCGCCTGCCCCAGGTCTGTCCCCAAGTCACACTCCTCCCAACACTCCTAGGGCCCCACCAGCCATGTGACCACCCATGGGCAGAGAGAGCCAATGTCAGGTGTGTTGGTGGGCCAGAGACCAGAGATTCTCCACAGCAGGAACGAAGAACCCATTCCATCGCTGATGGGCAGGGCAGACCAGATGCAATCTTCCTGGGTTCAAAGAGCACTGGGAAGTCGTGCCCCATTTGGCCCCAACAGAAGAGCACCCTTGGCCAGATCAGCCAAGGGGGGGCTACGTGGAAcaacaccccccccccttttctGCAGGTCTGTGGCATGGGGACAGGAGGAGACTCCATTTTTCCAAATTAATCCCGAggcttttggggaaaaaagaccCCAGAAGCTGCTATAACTTCCGGATCTACCTCTAAAAGGAGTTAATAAACGCTTGCTAGGAAAAGGCATAGTCTAGTCAACCATGAAACTTATGGATATGAAGTCCCACCACTCCATGGTAGAGCAGGAAGAAACTGGCGTCCCGGTTTCCACAGTCCCAATCTGGCTGCCCATTCACAATCCCCCAACGTGGCCAAAGCTGCCCGCCCCCTTCCATTCCCCGCCCCCTTCAATCACTTGGTTTCGTCCAAGCCTGTGGTCGCCCCTAACAACGTCCCCTCAATCAAGTTGGTTTCATCCTCCATCTCCGACCCCCCACATCCCGCTCTTGGTCTCTCCCGACCCCGCGTGGATCCCGCGCTTGGACTCAGCCTACGCCCCCCGCCAGAGCGTTGGTGTCGCCCGGTTCCCCCCGCGCACGCGCACGGTGGTATTTCCCGCCACGCTCCCACAGGGCACCCCCCCCACACCTGGTTGGTCACGTCCCCCGGGAGGCCGCGGATCAGTATCTTGCGGCGGTTACGGAACTGGCGCTCGGTGTGTTCCAGGCGTTTCCGGATCTCCTCTGGATCTAGCGGCGGCAGTTCTTCTTCAGGCGCCCGGCGCTCCGCGACATCACCAGCTTCAACCTCGGCCCCAGCCTCCGGGCTCAGCGGGGGCCGGTGAGTAACGGACACGTCGGCCGCCATCTTGGGAAACCCGGCGCCTTCTGGGACCAGCGAGCCGAGGCGGAGCGGCATAGAGCGGCAACGAGGGCGCGTCCGCCGATTGGCCGAGAGAATCCCCACCTCCTTCCCGACCTCTCAGCCCATTGGATAAGGCCCCGCCCGCCTCTCAGAGTTCAAGCCGCGTCTGGGCGCTACAGGCTCCGCCCTTTTCCGCTATCAAGGTGTCACTCAAAGGACGCGCGGAGCAGTGGGATGGCAAGCCACAGTGTGCAGATTTTAAAGCCTTTATTAGTGCGGAATTCGGGGATGCAGCCAAACCTCCGTCGTCTTTGCCCAGTATCACGGCACTTTGCCCAGTATCATGGCACTCTGATGCTCAGGATAACTCCACTGCCACAGCCTCGTCGGGCTGTTGAGGCGCGAGGGGCAACCAGGTGCTGCTTTGCCTCACATGGTAGATGTCACGCCGCTTCTGCACCCCAAAGACGCACACTAAGGCCGCAGCGAATATCACCAGGCCCAAGGTCGTTAACACCCCCAGGACAATGGTGATGGCGATGGGGTTCCGACCTGTGCAGAAAAGCGAGGAATAAATACACGCGTCTCGGCCCCTCCTAAGCTTGCCCGTCTAGAATAAATACGCCCCGCCTAGGCTCACCCTGAACGTCCATCATCACTGTCAGAACGTCCGTGCCCCGTGAGCTTGTCGCTTGGCAATTGTAAGTGCCACTATAGTTTAACCTGACGAGGAATGGGATGCCGACGGGCACCTTGAACTTGGAGCCTTCCTGCAGACACTGTAGTTTGGGGTTTGGGTTGCCCCGGGCCTGGCACTGCAGGATATGCATAGTCCTGTCTTTCCACGTCAAGCGCTGGGGACATTTAGCTCGGTCAATCTTGGGGCCGTCTGTGGGACCACCAAATGATTAGATACACCCGACACACCCGAGGCACAATGGGACAAGGGAGAGACAAGTCTTCCCAAATCAAGGAAGCAAGGGATTAAAGGCCAGAATGACCTACGCACACAGGACACGCAACTGGTCGCTCCTGTTACGGTGCAAGATCACCCCATGCACCTCGAGGGTGGCATTGCAGAAGAAGGTGCGCCTGTCGTCCTTCGCAGTGGCGTTTAGCTGAAGGTGGGCAGGCTGTCCCGGTGCTGCGGCTGGAACTCCGTCCAGCGTGACCCGGACTCGGGGTCCGGCCGCGCAAGTCACAGTTACTGTGGTCCCCTCGGTGGCGTTAGGTTCTTTCAGGGTCAGGTTGGGCCCCTGGAAGCCTAAGGCGGAGCATTGCCCAGGAGTTTGATGACCACACACCTCCCTTAGGTcaagccccgcccccacccgcctCCTTCCCCTCGGAGTATCCAGGCTACGCCTTCATCTACTCTGCAGCCCACGCCCAGTTTGGGGCGCTCAGACTCTTCTTCTCGGGTCACTTAGGTCCCGCTCCTCTCCGGTTTAGTCTCCGCCCGATGCCACGCCCCCTTGGGCTATGGAGGCCCCGCCCCTTGCCTCCTGAGCTATTTTGGCTCCGCCCCCTCTTACTATAGGCCTTCACGTTCTCCCGGGTCACGCGGCTCTCGCCCCCCAAGGTCACGTTGCAGACAATCTCCTGAGTGCTCTCCTGCTCTGCTTTCGCTGTGGCTGTGGCCGTGAGTGTGTCATCGTGGCTCACGACTGTGGCATTCAGCATCTGGTCCCCCAGCGCCAGTTGCACCTGGGCCTCCGATGCTGGGAAGAGCCCATCCAGGGTGCAGTCAACGGGCCACGACGTTTCCACCTCCGAGAACCGGGGGACGACGAGGCGCGGGGGGGTCATGGGCATGGCTTGAAAGAAGGGTGGGAGTGAGCAGGAGGAGGTCTCACAGCCGTGGAGGCCCCTTTTCCCATGACACTCATCCCCACAAACCAGGGTCCTTCTTTCCCAGGACACCTTGCGGCCTGGGTCACCCCCTTCCCAGGACACACACTCACAGCCTTCTCCAAAGGTCCTATGGCTGCAAGCCTCCCATATGAGGCTACCCGTCGCTAAAGGCATGTTTTCCCAAAAGCCCTTGAGGTCCAGGCCACCCCCTTTTCAGGAATCCCGCCGCCAGGGCACCCTTACTCTGGCTCCGCTCATCACCCACCGTCTGCAGTCCCTTCCCTCACCAAAGGTTCGGAGCTTCCTGGGGGCCGAGCTGTTCTGGAACAGTGCCAGCCCTTGGGACCGCAGGTCCAGCTCCGTGCGGCAAGAGAAATTGGCGCCATGGTCATCTCTGCTCGCCAGCACCGTGACCGTGACCTCGGCAGGCTCCCCGTCTCCCGCTGGCTGACGGCCCACTTCCTTCTCCACACGGAGCAGCACCACGGTGAGGTGGTCCCGGGGGGCCCCACCGGACACCATGCAGCGCAGGGTGAGGTTCTCGCCCACGGGCTGCCAGTGGGGCAGGGGGGCCAGCTCCACGCGTTCCGGGAACCCTGCGTGGGGGGTATGAAGGGGAGAGTGGAACTTAGCAGCCAGCCTGGCAGCCTCCATACTAGGGAGTGGCGAGGAGTCAAGGGTGGCCCAGTGCAGAAGTGTGAACTTTGAGTTAATAAACCTCCAGGGCTTAGAAATGTGCTAGTATAAGTGTTTGCTATTATCATTAGCATCATGATTATTATTTCCTGTTTTGTCGGACACCTTGCCAGGCACTGAAATAAAAGTCAGATTTTCTGTTCCCAAGGACCTCACCATTAAGGGCgggggggggaaggaaggaaggggactaAAGTTTATGGCCACTTATGATGTTAATAGTAATCATaaaatttcctgtttattttgaGTTTTCCTTAGACTTTCCAGATGTCATCCACCTTCATTCACACAGCAACCAAGTGAAATCTCTTCTATTATTCTTCCCTTTTATgaatagagaaactgaggcctagaggggTGAGGATGAGGTGATCTGCCCAAGGACGCACAGCCAGGaaagggcagagccagggttaGACGGGGGTTTTCCCAAACTCCAGACCTGTGTGTCCACCTGCCTCCTTGATATCAGGTCTAGAAACTCCCCTGACCCCTCCTCCCAGCTTCTGGCCTGGACTCTGGTCTTGGCCTTTCCCACAGCTTGGTCTAGCCCTCCCCAATCAGCCCCAGCTGCTCAAGGCCTAGGGCAGCCTCTGAGGGTGCTCTGCACAGTCCTTGGGGACTCAACAGCCCCAGGCTGGGTCCTCTCCCAGCTGCAGCTGCAGTGGCCCTCACAGGCACACATACCAAACCCTGGGCCTCCTTTGGGGGAGCATCTCTCAAGCCTGGATCTCAAGCTGTCACACACAGGCCTACGGACTGGCCGCTATGGAAAATATTTAACATCTAActgtaattttagaatatttaacaAGGAGGCCCCGATCTTAACCTCTGGTTGAGGGACAGTGGTATGCTGGCCAATGCTGATTATGCCTGGGCTctctggggtgaggtgggggagccCCAACATggagcatttgccaatttctgtggtgtaaatactttGGCTGATTTCAGGCTACTCAGTGTGACACATTgagtagcttgaaatcagccactcAGTGAGCTGGGAAGAGATGAGCACCATGGACTCTCGTGAGCCAGGACCAACAGGCTCTTGCACAGCACTGGACAGAAGCATCTCACGGTCACACAGATGGGGACACCCAGATACACACATAGGCAAACATATACACATGCAGATGTACATGTtacaacagaaatacacacaAAGACATATACAGACACGTACTGACACAGACATCCACACTTGctcacacacagagatacacagaTACCGacatacagacatatatagaCATTCACACATAGAGATATACACAAATCCAGAGACAcgtacacacaggcacacacaaacatacagacagacacatatacagacacacaaGTACGCTCACACGGTCTCACAGAGATAATGACAGATACAGaagctcacagacacacacataggtACACAAACACGAATACAGACACTGGTGCACACAGGAGCATACGCACAGTTACACATGTACACTACACTTTTCTATGGCTTCACAAAACAGTAAGCACCATGACTGATGTACTCTGCTACTTTCTAGTctattgttttgttgttggtttttttttttggccacactgcatggcttgtgggatcttagttccctgaccagggattgaattcaggcccttggcagtgaaagcatggaatcttaaccactggaccgccagggaattcctcagatatatttaaaatgcttatcgggacccaaataaattaattcacaACTGCTGCCCTGGCATGTGGTCGAGatgcatctctctgtctctgtctctgtcacacacacccacacacacacattcaggtCCAAGCTCTGGGTCAGAGCCCATGTCCATTCCTGCAAACTCAGGGCCCTCATGCCCGCCCCGCTCCCCTGCACCATTGGTTATCTAGCCCCACTGCTGCCCGAAGCCAGCTCCACCTCCAGGCACAGCCACTCACGGTACACTGTGATGTTAGAGAAGCCTATCATCTGGGAGCCATTGCAGAAGCCAGAGCAGAGGAGCTGGGTGTCACCAGTCACATTGCTGAGTTGGAAGGCTGCCCAGCCCAGGCCACGGCCCACCAACTCCTTGAGTAGGGACGTCTCCAGGAAGATGAGTCCAGCGCTGGGGCAATCTGTACTGCAATTTACCAAGAGGGACTCTCCGGCAGGCACCACTGGGTTCTGCGGCTCCACTCGCAGCTGCAACTCCTGCCCTTGGGTACCTGGGGGAACAGAAGGAAGCTCTCCTGGGGGTTCCAGTGCCCCCCAACCCACCCATTTGCAGGCTCCACCATTCAAAACTTCCTCTTGCCGAGATATGatggtctctgccttcatggTGCTTCAGTTTAGTGAGGAAGACAGATGATGGATCAGGAACCAAGGAGAgctgggagggaggccaggggaaGCCCTGATCAAGCCTCTAGGAGGAAgtgagtcaaggaaggcttcctggaggaggggaccaCTATGGTCAGTTTTAAAGTGTCAAGGAGGCGTTAGCCAAGTGAAAGGGAAGAGTGATCCTGGCAGACTGAAGAGCATACGCAGAGGTTGAGGGTCCAGATGGACCAGGGAGggaatgcatgcatgcatgcgtgcttgtgtgtgtgggtgtgttgtGCAGAGGGAGAAGAACAAGTCAAATGCAGGGACTGTGTCTCTCCGGGAGCCCTGAAGGCTGTGTTAAGAGGCCACCACTTTCTCCCGAGGACACTGGGGAGCCCCCTGGCCGATCTGAGTTTAAGAAGTGTTGTTGGCACAGCCCGGGCAGCAGGGTGTGAGGTGCTCTGTTCTCCTTCCCCTCCGCCACCAATCCCGCAACTCCAGCCCTCCCCAGCTTGCTGGGCCTCACCTGGGGGCAGCAGACAGCAGACTAGAAGCAGAGAGATGAACGAAGTCCAGCAGGCCCTGGGCAGCGGCCCTGAGGGCATCATGGTGGCCAGCCTGTAGGAGGAAGTTGCCTTAATGAGGCGCTGGGCACTGGAGAGCAGGCGGGTCACCCAGGGGAAGGAAGCACAGCCACCGCAGTTAAGAATGCAGAAGTCCAGGGGCTACACCTTGCCCAGGCctagggaggggcaggggaataTTGCGCAGCCCCAGGGCTCCAGAGTGGGGGGCCCAGGGAGGTGGAGGGCGCTGGCCAGTCTCCAGGGAGTCTCAGGTAGGGTAGACCTCAGTCAccgcccctccccacacctccgGCCCCCCTGGATGAACCCACAGGAAGTGCTAATGCagtcttcttcctttgtttttagcACAGGAAAgcctggaggggggagggggtggaggtggtgagacaCCTCCTTCCTGTTGAACTTAGGTGAAGGGGGGGTGTTCTGTTCCCAGAGAGGAAGTTAACGGGGGATAATCAGACACTTTCCTTGAAGGGATAGGGTGGGATTTCAAGGCAACATTTCGAGGAGGCAACAACAATGGGTGGACTTCTAGGCAGGGCTTCGCGCAGTTAGCGTGAGATCCCAACACTCCTGGGGGGCAAATAAGAGATTTGGGGGGTGATAACGAGGGACCCCTAAGATAAGTGAAGCCATGAAAATGAACAGAGCCCACATTTATTGGGGACTTGTGCTAGGCTCTGTGTTGGCTGCCTGGGTGGCTTTTATAGGGCCCCTTATCTTTGAAGATCTTGTGGGTGGGGTCCCCCGTTCCCTGTGTGCAGTGCTGAGGTAGAGTGCTTGGGGGACAGCTAAATCCTGAGCCATCGTCTGCCAAGGGTGCTACTTGTAACCGGCTCTTacccctgtccccctccccccttgccCTTCTTCTCCAGGTAGCTGGTCTCTTTACCCCAACAGCAGGGACTTggcggggcggggagaggggtCAGGTGGGGACTCCCACCTCCATCAGTTCCATCTCTCAGGCCTCTGACCTGCCTCCTGTGCCTCTGACCTGAGCTCCAGAGAGGAACCTTGTTGAAGATCTTGATGGCACTCAGCATTCATCCGCTCTCCCCATCCCTAAGGCCACACCCCCTCCTCTCTCACCTGGAGTACCCTCCCCAATGAGGTCTCTCATCGCCTGCCCCGCCTCCCAAAAATCCGTTTCGCACATGGTGCCCAGAGAGCAACTAAAACCCAAATCAAAAgtatttgtaaataatatatctgataaggtatTAATATCCAGattataaagaattcctacaactcaacaacaaacccaattcaaaaatgggcaaaaggccttccctggtggcgcagtggttgagagtccgtctgccgatgcaggggacacgggttcgtgccccggtctgggaagatcccacatgccgcggagcagggggacccgtgagccgtggccgctgagcctgcgcgtccggagcctgtggtccgcaacgggagaggccacaacagtgagaggcccaagtaccgcaaaaaacaaaaaaacaaaaaaacatctacagggacttcccatgtggtccagtggttaagactccgcgcttccactgcagggggcatgggttccatccctggtcggggaactaggatcccacatgccgtacggccaaaaaaaaaaaattgacatgtgCAAGGATtctcacagaacatctactgaactctggcagaagataCCAGACTTCCAAACGGGCAAAAAAATCTCCATGTAACTGggtatgacaaaagaaaaaagaaaacgaataaaacagagagaacaaggtcctactgcatagcacagggaactacattcaacatcctgtgataaaccataacggaaaataatttttttaaaatatttatttatttagttgcactgggtctcagttgcagcaggagggctccttagttgcggctcgctggctccttagttgtgtcatgcaaactctcagttgtggcatgcgggtgggatctagttccccaaacagggatcgaacctgggccccctgcactgggagcgtggagtcttaaccactgtgccaccagggaagtcccggaaaataattttttataaaaaagaatgcaaaaagaaGAAGTATCTGCCTAAGAACAAGCCAAGATAATTTTGAGAAAAGAATGAGGAGAGACTTGCCCTATCACCTATCAAAATATATTCTAGTGGCAATGACTTTCCAAGTTACCAGGTTAGATCGTGCAGCTATTCCCATTGGGAATTTGTCCTACAGATACCCTTGAACGTGGGTGAAACCATGTGCACACATGCTTACTCACTGCAGCAGCCCAGGGTATGGCAAAGGATTAGAAATGATTACATGAACAAATGCCGATGACATTTGAATGATGAGCTACAACACAACcataaaatagaaagagaaaacactgtTTGCCTCCAAGGCCTATTatgtggggaaaaaatagaaaagatacagGCTAGAGCTCTATATAGCAGCACACACTTATTTTTGCAAAAGATGGGGAAATGTAACATGTGCACAGATTTCCTTGTATCTGGATAAAATGTCTCTGGAAGCCAAAAGAGGAAACCAGATAACATTAGTTGTCTCCCGGGGAGGTGACAGTGGTGGCTGATGGACAGAAGAGGGAAACATTTCACTGCCTAtggcaatatcaaaaaaaaaaaaaaaaaaaaggaagatttacaattataatgaataattttaaaaactgttataaaAAGCAAATATCACTAAAATAGTGTGAAACTGACCAGTCAGGAGGGCTGCAATGCACAGGGTCTTAGGAAGTCCCATGGGAAAGAAATCTAACTGCCTTTCACAATGTGGCAGACCCATCTCAAGTATACCTGTTAAGCAGAAACACATTGGCAAACACCAGATTAACAATAatatcaaatgtttattgagcagttGTTTGCATATCTCTCTGCTAAGCATTT of Delphinus delphis chromosome 3, mDelDel1.2, whole genome shotgun sequence contains these proteins:
- the ICAM3 gene encoding intercellular adhesion molecule 3, with protein sequence MMPSGPLPRACWTSFISLLLVCCLLPPGTQGQELQLRVEPQNPVVPAGESLLVNCSTDCPSAGLIFLETSLLKELVGRGLGWAAFQLSNVTGDTQLLCSGFCNGSQMIGFSNITVYRFPERVELAPLPHWQPVGENLTLRCMVSGGAPRDHLTVVLLRVEKEVGRQPAGDGEPAEVTVTVLASRDDHGANFSCRTELDLRSQGLALFQNSSAPRKLRTFAMPMTPPRLVVPRFSEVETSWPVDCTLDGLFPASEAQVQLALGDQMLNATVVSHDDTLTATATAKAEQESTQEIVCNVTLGGESRVTRENVKAYSFQGPNLTLKEPNATEGTTVTVTCAAGPRVRVTLDGVPAAAPGQPAHLQLNATAKDDRRTFFCNATLEVHGVILHRNRSDQLRVLYGPKIDRAKCPQRLTWKDRTMHILQCQARGNPNPKLQCLQEGSKFKVPVGIPFLVRLNYSGTYNCQATSSRGTDVLTVMMDVQGRNPIAITIVLGVLTTLGLVIFAAALVCVFGVQKRRDIYHVRQSSTWLPLAPQQPDEAVAVELS